In Trichoderma atroviride chromosome 2, complete sequence, one DNA window encodes the following:
- a CDS encoding uncharacterized protein (EggNog:ENOG41~TransMembrane:3 (n4-14c20/21o75-92i102-120o126-145i)): MDETLATQLLASLLPADVVALIDTHILSPQSPVQAVKRTALAQARRSASLVLPLLQPLIDRALALLAEHQGALDMLVPLAVLLATLVVLNWVRRIILWWTRLAFRAVFWAAFAALAAWVVNRGVLVSARDAAVLGAKIVGYMAVLKDVWLDEYKRYEGQEASGRWDEYAARRSSSSRAFNAQAR, from the coding sequence ATGGACGAAACCCTCGCCACGCAGCTCCTCGCCTCGCTCCTCCCCGCCGACGTCGTCGCCCTCATCGACACGCACATCCTCTCGCCGCAATCGCCCGTCCAGGCCGTCAAGCGCACCGCCCTCGCGCAGGCCCGCCGCagcgccagcctcgtcctgccgctgctccaACCGCTCATCGACCGCGCGCTGGCCCTCCTCGCCGAGCACCAGGGCGCGCTGGACATGCTGGTGccgctggcggtgctgctggcgacgCTCGTGGTGCTCAACTGGGTGCGCCGCATCATCCTGTGGTGGACGCGCCTGGCCTTCCGCGCCGTCTTCTGGGCGGCCTttgcggcgctggcggcgtgGGTGGTGAACCGCGGCGTGCTGGTCAGCGCCAGGGACGCGGCCGTGCTGGGGGCCAAGATTGTCGGCTACATGGCCGTGCTCAAGGACGTCTGGCTGGACGAGTATAAGCGGTATGAAGGCCAGGAGGCGAGTGGGCGGTGGGACGAGTATGCGGCGCGGAggagcagtagcagcagggcGTTTAATGCGCAGGCGAGGTGA